In Trichoderma atroviride chromosome 2, complete sequence, one DNA window encodes the following:
- a CDS encoding uncharacterized protein (EggNog:ENOG41~BUSCO:EOG092D4EV2) → MIAGASSASRPPENAEDMAVDVNEKAVADEKRDSKKDESSMIRIKRTYNFAGRVHTEEKLVPRDSAEAKLYLASQEGDALPDASLTKRLTKKAFRSAFEPILEGTISRTDLNLGLAARMKAANEAQAKKLNTVEKSRMDWAGFVDKEGIKDDLELAGKSKDSYASRQDFLARSEALRENEAQRARVAGRV, encoded by the coding sequence ATGATTGCCGGagcctcttcagcatcaAGACCGCCAGAAAACGCAGAAGACATGGCTGTGGACGTAAACGAAAAGGCAGTCGCAGACGAGAAGCGCGATTCAAAAAAAGACGAATCGTCCATGATCCGCATCAAGCGAACCTACAACTTTGCCGGTCGAGTCCATACCGAAGAAAAGCTCGTCCCTCGCGATTCGGCAGAAGCGAAGCTCTACCTGGCCTCTCAGGAGGGAGACGCACTGCCAGACGCATCCCTCACTAAGCGACTTACCAAAAAGGCTTTCCGGTCCGCCTTCGAGCCCATCCTAGAGGGCACAATAAGTCGAACCGATCTGAACCTCGGACTGGCGGCCAGGATGAAGGCAGCCAACGAAGCACaggcaaagaagctcaacACGGTGGAGAAGAGTCGCATGGACTGGGCTGGCTTCGTGGACAAGGAGGGCATCAAGGACGATTTGGAGCTGGCTGGCAAATCCAAGGATTCTTATGCGTCACGGCAGGACTTTTTGGCGCGAAGCGAGGCTCTCAGAGAGAACGAGGCTCAGAGGGCGAGGGTGGCGGGACGGGTGTAA